In Alphaproteobacteria bacterium, the following proteins share a genomic window:
- the ilvD gene encoding dihydroxy-acid dehydratase — translation MPDDFTPRPVDKSRLPSRHVSVGPDKAPHRSYYYAMGMTEEEINQPFVGVATCWNEAAPCNISLSRQAQAVKKGVKAAHGTPREFTTITVTDGIAMGHSGMKSSLVSRDLIADSVELTMRGHCYDALVGLAGCDKSLPGMMMAMVRLNVPSVFMYGGSILPGRYKGRDITVQDMFEAVGAHSAGKMDLAELHALECVACPSAGSCGGQFTANTMACVSEAMGLALSGSAGAPAPYESRDAYGEASGEMVMRLLQMNLRPRDIVTRKALENAAMVVAASGGSTNAALHLPAIAHEAGIDFDLFDVAEIFRRTPYIADLKPGGRYVAKDMYEIGGVPVLLKALLDGGYLHGDCITVSGKTLAENLENVEFSDEQDVIRPVSNPLSPTGGVVGLKGNLAPEGAIVKVAGMKALKFSGTARCFDSEEEAFAAVQRRDYREGEVLVIRYEGPKGGPGMREMLATTAAIYGQGMGDKVALITDGRFSGATRGFCIGHVGPEAAVGGPIGLLRDGDAITIDADAGTIDVALSAAELAERRKAWTPRATDFQSGALWRYAQTVGPAQKGAVTHPGAQAETHVYADL, via the coding sequence ATGCCCGACGATTTCACGCCCCGCCCCGTGGACAAGTCCCGTCTGCCCAGCCGTCACGTTTCGGTTGGCCCGGACAAGGCGCCGCACCGGTCTTACTACTACGCCATGGGCATGACGGAGGAGGAGATCAATCAGCCTTTCGTCGGCGTCGCTACATGCTGGAACGAAGCTGCCCCTTGCAACATTTCACTGTCGCGCCAGGCGCAGGCAGTCAAGAAAGGGGTCAAGGCGGCGCACGGTACGCCGCGCGAGTTCACGACCATTACGGTCACCGACGGCATCGCCATGGGCCACTCCGGCATGAAGTCGTCGCTGGTCAGCCGCGACCTGATCGCCGATTCGGTCGAGCTGACCATGCGCGGCCATTGCTATGACGCGCTGGTCGGGCTGGCCGGCTGCGACAAGTCGCTGCCAGGCATGATGATGGCCATGGTCCGCCTGAACGTACCGTCGGTCTTCATGTATGGCGGTTCCATTCTGCCCGGCCGCTATAAGGGGCGGGATATCACGGTGCAGGACATGTTCGAGGCGGTGGGCGCCCACTCCGCCGGCAAGATGGATTTAGCCGAACTGCACGCCCTGGAGTGCGTCGCCTGCCCGTCCGCCGGATCGTGTGGCGGCCAGTTCACGGCCAACACCATGGCCTGTGTCAGCGAGGCCATGGGCCTGGCGCTGTCCGGCTCGGCCGGGGCGCCGGCGCCTTATGAGAGCCGCGATGCCTATGGCGAGGCCAGCGGCGAAATGGTCATGCGTTTGCTGCAGATGAACCTCCGGCCGCGTGACATCGTCACCCGCAAGGCGCTGGAGAACGCGGCCATGGTGGTGGCGGCGAGCGGCGGGTCGACCAACGCGGCGCTGCATCTGCCGGCCATCGCCCACGAGGCGGGGATTGATTTCGATCTGTTCGATGTGGCGGAGATTTTCCGGCGCACACCCTATATTGCCGACCTCAAGCCCGGCGGCCGCTATGTGGCCAAGGACATGTATGAGATCGGTGGCGTACCGGTGCTGTTGAAGGCCCTCCTGGACGGCGGCTATCTGCATGGTGACTGCATAACCGTCAGTGGGAAGACATTGGCAGAAAATCTTGAAAATGTTGAGTTTTCTGATGAACAGGATGTGATTCGGCCGGTGTCGAACCCGCTGTCGCCGACCGGTGGCGTTGTCGGTCTGAAAGGCAATCTGGCGCCGGAAGGAGCGATCGTGAAAGTGGCCGGCATGAAGGCTCTGAAGTTCAGCGGCACGGCCCGTTGCTTCGACAGCGAGGAAGAGGCCTTTGCCGCCGTGCAGCGCCGCGACTACCGGGAGGGCGAGGTGCTGGTCATTCGCTATGAAGGGCCCAAGGGCGGCCCCGGAATGCGCGAGATGCTGGCGACCACGGCGGCGATCTATGGTCAGGGCATGGGCGACAAGGTGGCGCTGATCACCGATGGACGTTTTTCCGGCGCCACGCGCGGCTTCTGCATCGGCCATGTGGGGCCGGAAGCGGCGGTGGGCGGCCCCATTGGCCTGTTGCGCGACGGCGATGCCATCACCATCGACGCCGACGCCGGGACCATCGACGTGGCGCTGTCAGCGGCGGAACTGGCGGAGCGGCGCAAGGCATGGACGCCGCGCGCCACCGATTTCCAGTCCGGCGCCCTGTGGCGCTATGCCCAGACCGTCGGTCCGGCGCAGAAGGGGGCGGTGACCCATCCCGGCGCACAGGCGGAGACCCACGTCTACGCGGACCTGTGA
- the xth gene encoding exodeoxyribonuclease III produces the protein MKIATWNVNSLRARIERVVEWIDEAGPDVLLMQEIKTVAETFPRDAFESRGYALHVVGQKSYNGVAIASRLPMTPGLSTLPGDTDDLQARYAEAVIGDGPSAVRVAAIYLPNGNPAPGEKFDYKLAWLARLDGHVRHLMAGEETFVLGGDYNVIPESRDVHDPAAWQNDALFRPESRAALRTLLHHGLTDAYRAVHPDTIAYSYWDYQGGAWQKDNGIRIDHLLLSPAAADRLDGADIDRAPRGREKASDHTPVWCTLSD, from the coding sequence ATGAAGATCGCCACCTGGAACGTCAATTCCCTGCGCGCCCGCATAGAGCGGGTGGTTGAATGGATTGACGAGGCCGGCCCTGATGTCCTGCTGATGCAGGAAATCAAGACGGTTGCCGAGACCTTTCCGCGCGATGCTTTTGAAAGCCGCGGCTACGCCCTCCATGTGGTCGGTCAGAAATCCTATAACGGCGTGGCCATTGCCTCACGCCTGCCCATGACGCCGGGTCTTTCCACCCTGCCCGGCGACACGGACGACCTCCAGGCGCGCTATGCCGAGGCGGTCATCGGCGACGGGCCGTCGGCCGTGCGGGTGGCGGCGATCTATCTGCCCAATGGCAATCCCGCGCCCGGTGAAAAGTTCGACTATAAGCTGGCCTGGCTGGCCCGCCTTGATGGCCATGTGCGGCATCTGATGGCCGGTGAAGAAACTTTCGTCCTGGGCGGCGACTACAACGTCATTCCCGAGTCGCGCGACGTCCATGACCCGGCTGCCTGGCAGAATGATGCGCTTTTTCGCCCTGAAAGCCGGGCCGCCTTACGCACCCTGCTTCACCACGGCCTGACCGACGCCTATCGCGCCGTCCACCCGGACACCATCGCCTACAGCTACTGGGATTATCAGGGCGGCGCCTGGCAGAAGGACAATGGCATCCGCATTGACCATCTGCTGCTGTCGCCGGCGGCGGCCGACCGTCTGGACGGCGCCGACATTGACCGGGCGCCGCGCGGCCGGGAAAAGGCCAGCGACCACACGCCGGTGTGGTGTACCCTCAGCGACTAG
- the erpA gene encoding iron-sulfur cluster insertion protein ErpA, whose translation MSQTQHDHPAAASPGDTPAAAPAIVVTASAARRIRQIVEAESGPSMLRIAVNGGGCSGFRYDFSLESQVADDDVRFERDGAVVLVDAMSLDILAGSEVDFVDDLIGAAFQIRNPQAKSSCGCGTSFAIG comes from the coding sequence ATGAGCCAGACTCAACACGACCACCCGGCCGCCGCTTCACCTGGCGATACCCCGGCCGCGGCGCCGGCGATCGTGGTCACCGCCTCGGCGGCCCGACGCATCCGACAAATTGTCGAGGCGGAATCCGGTCCGTCCATGCTGCGCATCGCCGTCAACGGCGGCGGCTGTTCCGGCTTTCGCTATGATTTCTCGCTTGAGTCCCAGGTCGCGGACGATGATGTGCGTTTCGAACGCGACGGCGCGGTTGTCCTGGTGGATGCCATGTCGCTGGATATTCTCGCCGGCTCGGAAGTGGATTTCGTCGACGACCTGATCGGCGCCGCCTTCCAGATTCGTAATCCCCAGGCCAAGTCATCGTGCGGCTGCGGCACGTCCTTTGCCATCGGCTGA
- a CDS encoding deoxyguanosinetriphosphate triphosphohydrolase translates to MPPPQDAPTPDDRSALLAPYACRPQHSRGRLYAEAESPGRSAFQRDRDRVVHSTAFRRLQYKTQVFVFHEGDHYRTRLTHSLEVAQIARSVARRLGGHEDLAEALALAHDLGHTPFGHAGESALNEAMADHGGFDHNGQTLRILTLLERRYAAFDGLNLTWETLEGVVKHNGPLIDRAGGDTSGLAYAIAAYAARHDLQLHTHAGLEAQIAALADDIAYNNHDLDDGLRAGLFSVADLAELPLADAAVAEVVERYPDLEAGRLVHETVRRLINRMVADMIDESRRRLQELAPQSPDAIRQAARPVVAFSGEMTDAVQSVRRFLFARMYRHPVVTERTDVARQVVRDLFEALNSDPTRLPNEWAALTDGAASTEQARLVADYIAGMTDRFAFREHERFFPDRRPAGRWDA, encoded by the coding sequence ATGCCGCCGCCCCAAGATGCGCCAACGCCCGATGATCGCTCCGCGCTTCTGGCGCCTTATGCGTGCCGCCCGCAGCACAGCCGCGGGCGGCTGTATGCCGAGGCGGAGAGCCCCGGCCGGTCGGCCTTCCAGCGTGATCGTGACCGTGTGGTCCACTCCACCGCCTTTCGCCGGCTTCAATACAAGACCCAGGTGTTTGTCTTTCACGAGGGTGACCATTACCGCACCCGCCTGACCCATTCGCTGGAGGTGGCGCAGATCGCCCGTTCCGTCGCCCGTCGCCTGGGCGGTCATGAGGATCTGGCCGAGGCCCTGGCGCTGGCCCATGATCTTGGCCATACGCCATTCGGCCATGCCGGCGAGAGCGCGCTGAACGAAGCCATGGCCGACCATGGCGGGTTCGATCACAACGGCCAGACCCTGCGTATCCTGACGCTGCTGGAGCGGCGCTATGCGGCGTTCGACGGCCTCAATCTGACCTGGGAAACCCTGGAAGGGGTGGTCAAGCACAACGGCCCGCTGATCGACCGGGCCGGTGGCGATACGTCCGGGCTGGCCTATGCCATCGCGGCCTACGCCGCCCGGCATGACCTGCAACTGCATACGCATGCGGGCCTGGAGGCGCAGATCGCCGCTCTCGCCGACGATATAGCCTACAACAATCACGATCTGGACGATGGCCTGCGGGCCGGCCTGTTCAGCGTTGCCGACCTGGCGGAGCTGCCGCTGGCGGATGCGGCGGTGGCGGAGGTGGTGGAGCGCTATCCCGATCTGGAGGCAGGCCGTCTGGTTCATGAGACGGTGCGCCGGCTGATCAACCGCATGGTGGCCGACATGATCGACGAATCCCGTCGCCGGCTGCAGGAGCTTGCCCCCCAGTCGCCTGATGCCATTCGGCAGGCGGCGAGGCCGGTGGTGGCGTTTTCAGGTGAGATGACGGACGCAGTGCAGTCGGTCCGCCGCTTCCTGTTCGCCCGGATGTATCGTCATCCGGTGGTCACCGAGCGCACGGACGTGGCGCGGCAGGTGGTTCGCGATCTGTTTGAGGCCCTTAACAGCGACCCGACCCGCTTGCCAAACGAATGGGCAGCCCTTACCGATGGCGCCGCCAGCACGGAGCAGGCGCGGCTGGTCGCCGACTATATCGCCGGCATGACTGACCGCTTTGCCTTCCGCGAGCACGAACGCTTTTTCCCCGACCGCCGGCCGGCTGGCCGGTGGGACGCCTGA
- the argS gene encoding arginine--tRNA ligase: protein MDPFHHLRRQLNQVIASLVAAGRLPDGLDLARVTVEPPREAGHGDMATNAAMILARPAAMAPREIANMLCEGLQALPEVAAAVVAGPGFVNVRLRDSFWLSQVADILQAGRTYGRSTTGQGQTVNVEYVSVNPTGPLHIGHARVSLVGDVLASLLEATGYRVTREYYVNDAGAQVDALAWATYWRYLEALGAPMDAAAFGALTPTGQLEYQGDYLVPAGQALAAEHGDSLADNRGGSPGPAGAGVWLATVRPFAVAAMMDLIRRDLDELGVRHEVFTSERAIVEAGKVEAACARLEAKGLIYRGVLEPPKGQVPDDWEAREQTLFRATRFGDDVDRPLRKSDGGWTYFAPDIAYHLDKVERGATSLIDVWGADHGGYVKRMQAAVAALTDGAVTLDIKLCQLVRLLDGGEPMRMSKRAGNFVTLRDLVEEVGRDSVRFMMLTRRNDAPLDFDLQKVKEQSRDNPVFYVQYAHARASSVLRHAASEMTAIDLSPAALAAADLTPLTDPAELDLIRQMAGWPRTLEGAAEAHEPHRVPYYLYDLASGFHVLWNKGRDDAGLRFLLPDDVPATRARLALVSALRLVIAAGLEVMGVTAAEEMR from the coding sequence ATGGACCCCTTTCATCATTTGCGGCGCCAGTTGAACCAGGTGATTGCCTCGCTGGTGGCGGCCGGCCGCCTGCCGGACGGCCTGGACCTGGCGCGGGTGACTGTCGAGCCGCCGCGGGAGGCCGGCCACGGCGACATGGCTACCAATGCAGCCATGATTCTGGCCAGGCCGGCGGCCATGGCGCCGCGCGAAATTGCCAACATGCTGTGTGAAGGACTGCAGGCGTTGCCGGAGGTGGCGGCGGCCGTGGTGGCCGGGCCGGGCTTCGTCAACGTGCGGCTGCGCGACTCGTTCTGGCTGAGCCAGGTGGCCGACATCCTGCAGGCGGGCCGCACCTATGGCCGGTCCACCACCGGCCAGGGGCAGACGGTCAATGTGGAGTATGTCTCGGTCAATCCGACCGGGCCGCTGCACATCGGACACGCCCGCGTCTCGCTGGTCGGCGATGTGCTGGCCTCGCTGCTGGAGGCCACCGGCTACAGGGTGACCCGGGAATACTACGTCAACGATGCCGGGGCGCAGGTTGATGCACTGGCGTGGGCGACGTACTGGCGCTATCTGGAGGCGCTTGGCGCGCCGATGGACGCGGCGGCCTTTGGCGCCCTGACGCCCACCGGCCAGCTTGAGTATCAGGGCGACTATCTGGTGCCGGCGGGACAGGCCCTGGCGGCAGAACACGGCGACAGCCTGGCTGACAATAGGGGCGGCAGCCCAGGGCCGGCCGGCGCCGGCGTGTGGCTGGCGACGGTACGACCGTTTGCGGTGGCCGCCATGATGGATCTGATCCGCCGCGACCTGGACGAGCTGGGCGTGCGCCATGAGGTGTTTACGTCGGAGCGGGCCATTGTCGAGGCCGGCAAGGTGGAGGCCGCCTGTGCCCGGCTCGAGGCCAAAGGCTTGATCTATCGGGGCGTGCTGGAGCCGCCCAAGGGCCAGGTGCCGGACGACTGGGAGGCGCGCGAGCAGACCCTGTTCCGCGCTACCCGCTTCGGCGACGACGTGGACCGGCCGCTGCGCAAGTCCGATGGCGGCTGGACCTATTTCGCACCGGACATCGCCTATCACCTGGACAAGGTGGAGCGCGGGGCGACAAGCCTGATCGACGTCTGGGGGGCGGATCATGGCGGCTATGTCAAACGTATGCAGGCGGCCGTCGCGGCGCTGACCGACGGTGCGGTGACGCTGGACATCAAGCTGTGCCAGCTGGTCCGCCTGCTGGACGGTGGCGAGCCCATGCGCATGAGCAAGCGGGCCGGCAATTTCGTCACCCTGCGCGATCTGGTGGAGGAGGTGGGGCGCGATTCGGTGCGCTTCATGATGCTGACCCGTCGCAATGACGCGCCGCTGGACTTTGATCTGCAGAAGGTCAAGGAGCAGTCGCGCGACAATCCGGTGTTCTATGTGCAATACGCCCACGCCCGCGCCTCGTCGGTGCTGCGCCACGCCGCCAGCGAGATGACGGCGATAGACCTGTCGCCGGCGGCGCTGGCGGCGGCCGACCTGACACCGCTGACCGACCCGGCGGAGCTTGACCTGATCCGCCAGATGGCCGGCTGGCCGCGCACCCTGGAAGGAGCGGCGGAGGCGCACGAGCCGCATCGCGTGCCCTATTATCTGTATGATCTTGCCAGCGGCTTCCATGTTCTGTGGAACAAGGGGCGGGATGATGCGGGACTTAGATTCTTATTGCCGGACGATGTGCCGGCGACCCGGGCGCGGCTGGCCCTGGTCAGCGCCCTCAGGCTGGTGATCGCGGCCGGTCTTGAGGTGATGGGAGTGACCGCGGCGGAGGAGATGCGCTGA
- a CDS encoding SPOR domain-containing protein — translation MALDDDRHDRRDDESGERRRLFTWAIAAVLVAAFGGLVWYAYGLVSGGADDGAPPMITADETPEKVRPADPGGLDIANQDSTVFERIDPESGESSVEQLLPPPAEALPQPAAAGEDGEGGPEVPDLPTAEQVAEGALLPPASAAADAETEAVLADIAEAAEAVDTAGQTGGASNAATVTAAESGAATATETATGTAAASASATAIGTVNTGTANGAGAWRIQLAAVREEDRARDEWQRMQGKYPAVLGSLTLHLERADLGSRGVFWRIRAGDWADKAAAEQACEALAAQNQACLVISR, via the coding sequence ATGGCGCTGGATGATGATCGACACGACAGGCGGGATGACGAGAGTGGCGAGCGTCGCCGTCTGTTTACCTGGGCAATCGCCGCCGTTCTGGTCGCCGCGTTCGGCGGGCTGGTGTGGTACGCCTATGGCCTGGTGAGCGGCGGCGCGGATGATGGCGCGCCGCCGATGATCACGGCCGACGAAACGCCGGAAAAGGTGCGCCCGGCGGACCCTGGCGGGCTGGATATCGCCAATCAGGATTCCACCGTGTTTGAGCGGATTGACCCGGAAAGCGGGGAGAGCAGCGTCGAGCAATTATTGCCGCCGCCAGCCGAAGCGCTGCCCCAGCCGGCGGCGGCCGGCGAGGATGGGGAGGGCGGGCCGGAAGTGCCTGACCTACCCACGGCGGAGCAGGTCGCCGAGGGTGCGTTGCTGCCGCCGGCCAGTGCGGCGGCGGACGCGGAAACCGAAGCGGTGCTTGCCGATATTGCCGAGGCAGCCGAGGCTGTGGACACGGCCGGGCAAACCGGCGGTGCAAGTAACGCGGCCACCGTCACGGCGGCGGAAAGCGGCGCCGCGACAGCGACCGAGACAGCGACCGGGACGGCGGCGGCGAGCGCCTCCGCGACGGCCATCGGCACCGTGAATACGGGCACGGCAAATGGCGCCGGGGCCTGGCGCATTCAACTGGCCGCGGTGCGCGAGGAGGATCGCGCGCGCGACGAATGGCAGCGGATGCAGGGCAAATATCCGGCCGTGCTGGGTAGCCTGACCCTGCACCTGGAGCGCGCCGACCTTGGTTCGCGGGGCGTCTTCTGGCGCATCCGGGCGGGCGACTGGGCCGACAAGGCGGCGGCGGAACAGGCCTGCGAAGCCCTGGCGGCGCAGAATCAGGCCTGTCTCGTGATCAGCCGCTAG
- a CDS encoding glycoside hydrolase family 3 N-terminal domain-containing protein — MAVSGDRAPVIFSCEGERLTAEERAFFTGLRPAGFILMGRNCRGPEQIRDLIGELRDCVGDRLTPVLVDQEGGPVQRLRPPAWADLPSPADLGDLYEADPGNGLTAARLHGRIIAGQLAPLGFTVDCAPTLDVRQAQTHHFLVRRVFGNTANSVMALSRAWREGLEDGGVSPAIKHAPGHGRATADSHEALPEVADSDDRLAIDLAPFAAHQDAPWVLTAHIRYPAWDTREPATFSTAVIGGILRRRLGLRGVVVSDDLNMNALGGSLAERAQRALAAGCDLALHCKGDLAEMSEIAMALPTMSAASARRLTAARDYQARLTVARRAEEAAAPAERLAALWRLMGRDAAQ, encoded by the coding sequence ATGGCGGTCAGCGGTGATCGTGCGCCGGTCATCTTCTCGTGCGAAGGCGAACGACTGACGGCGGAGGAAAGGGCGTTCTTCACCGGATTGCGGCCGGCCGGGTTCATTCTGATGGGACGCAATTGTCGCGGGCCCGAGCAGATTAGGGACCTGATTGGCGAGCTGCGTGATTGCGTCGGCGACAGGTTGACGCCGGTCCTGGTCGATCAGGAAGGCGGTCCGGTGCAGCGGCTGCGGCCGCCGGCATGGGCGGACCTGCCGTCCCCGGCCGATCTTGGCGATCTGTATGAGGCCGATCCGGGCAACGGGCTGACGGCAGCCAGGCTGCACGGCCGGATCATCGCTGGCCAGCTTGCGCCGTTGGGGTTCACCGTGGATTGCGCGCCGACCCTGGACGTGCGGCAGGCGCAAACCCACCACTTTCTGGTGCGGCGGGTATTCGGTAATACGGCCAATTCGGTCATGGCCCTGAGTCGGGCCTGGCGTGAGGGGCTGGAGGACGGCGGGGTTTCGCCGGCGATAAAGCACGCGCCGGGACATGGCCGGGCAACTGCCGACAGCCATGAGGCGTTGCCGGAGGTGGCGGATAGCGATGACCGGCTGGCGATTGATCTGGCGCCTTTTGCCGCTCATCAGGATGCGCCTTGGGTGCTGACCGCACATATCCGCTATCCGGCGTGGGACACGCGCGAGCCGGCAACATTCTCTACCGCCGTCATCGGCGGCATCCTGCGCCGCCGGCTGGGCCTGCGGGGCGTGGTGGTGAGCGATGACCTGAATATGAACGCGCTTGGCGGCAGCCTGGCGGAGCGAGCGCAGCGGGCCCTGGCGGCCGGTTGTGACCTTGCCCTTCACTGCAAGGGCGATCTGGCGGAAATGAGCGAAATCGCGATGGCGCTGCCGACCATGAGTGCGGCGTCGGCCAGGCGTCTGACGGCGGCGCGGGATTATCAGGCGCGGCTGACCGTGGCACGACGAGCGGAAGAAGCGGCGGCGCCGGCTGAACGGCTGGCCGCCCTATGGCGGTTGATGGGCCGCGATGCCGCCCAATGA
- a CDS encoding ScpA family protein, whose protein sequence is MTGDDTANDNPEAAAGGATPPQLRVVGEGETAAGGRSAGFAEDDPAAVDGGDLVLLLDGYEGPIDVLLALAREQKVDLVQISILDLAEQYLKFVEIARHHRLELAADYLVMAAWLAYLKSRLLLPVEDEEDGPSGEELAAALTFRLRQLEAMQEAGQKLLALPRLGRDVFRRGQPEGIRVINHPVFQLSLYDLLRAYGNQMRRRDPGIMHFDAGDLTSMDEAIQRLSRVLPGLADWTSLSSLIAGAGGASPLGVRSVMASSFAASLEMVRSGRAEIRQDRQFGDIFLRARNQSA, encoded by the coding sequence ATGACAGGCGACGACACGGCAAACGACAACCCAGAGGCGGCGGCCGGCGGCGCCACGCCGCCGCAGTTGCGCGTGGTCGGCGAGGGTGAAACGGCGGCCGGCGGACGGTCGGCCGGCTTTGCGGAAGATGACCCGGCGGCCGTGGACGGCGGCGATCTGGTGCTGCTGCTGGACGGCTATGAGGGGCCTATCGATGTGCTGCTGGCCCTGGCCCGCGAACAGAAGGTGGATTTGGTTCAGATTTCGATCCTGGACCTGGCCGAGCAGTATCTGAAGTTTGTGGAGATCGCCCGCCACCACCGGCTGGAGCTGGCGGCGGACTATCTGGTGATGGCCGCGTGGCTGGCTTATCTCAAGTCCCGCCTGCTGTTGCCGGTGGAGGACGAGGAGGACGGGCCGAGCGGTGAAGAACTGGCCGCCGCCCTGACCTTCCGTCTGCGTCAGCTTGAAGCCATGCAGGAAGCCGGGCAAAAGCTGTTGGCGCTGCCACGTCTGGGGCGCGACGTTTTTCGACGGGGCCAGCCGGAAGGCATCCGCGTCATCAACCACCCGGTGTTTCAGCTAAGCCTCTATGACCTGCTGCGCGCCTATGGCAACCAGATGCGGCGGCGCGACCCCGGCATCATGCACTTCGACGCGGGCGATCTGACCAGCATGGACGAAGCGATCCAGCGGTTGAGCCGCGTCCTGCCGGGGCTGGCCGACTGGACCAGCCTGTCGAGCCTGATTGCCGGCGCCGGCGGCGCCAGCCCGCTGGGGGTGCGCTCCGTCATGGCCTCCAGTTTCGCCGCCAGCCTGGAAATGGTGCGCAGCGGCCGGGCTGAAATCCGCCAGGACCGTCAGTTCGGCGATATCTTCTTGCGCGCGCGTAATCAGTCGGCCTGA
- the scpB gene encoding SMC-Scp complex subunit ScpB: MTTSVDPLRLAEAVLFAAEEPLDEATLQARLPDGTDLSQVLADLAARYAGAGVNLVKVGGRWTFRTAADLAPYLEVEKTVSRRLSRAAVEALATLAYHQPVTRAEIEEIRGVALSRGTLDILLETGWIKPGRRRRTPGRPVTWLTTPAFLEHFGLESIDDLPGMEDLKATGLLARQVPMGPEVGGGDAADELAEPAEDDEDGSEGPGGDPFDDALMDDGEESEGDATPLTSVRER, translated from the coding sequence ATGACGACTTCAGTTGACCCGCTGCGCCTCGCCGAGGCCGTCCTGTTCGCGGCCGAGGAACCGCTGGACGAGGCGACGTTGCAGGCCCGGCTGCCGGACGGCACCGATCTGTCGCAGGTCCTGGCTGATCTGGCGGCGCGCTATGCCGGCGCCGGGGTCAATCTGGTCAAGGTCGGCGGCCGCTGGACCTTTCGCACGGCGGCGGATCTGGCGCCCTATCTGGAAGTGGAAAAGACGGTCAGCCGGCGGCTGTCCCGGGCCGCGGTGGAGGCGCTGGCCACGCTGGCCTACCACCAGCCGGTCACCCGGGCTGAAATCGAGGAAATCCGGGGCGTTGCCCTTAGCCGGGGAACGCTGGACATCCTGCTGGAGACCGGCTGGATCAAACCCGGCCGCCGCCGCCGCACGCCGGGGCGGCCAGTAACCTGGCTGACCACCCCCGCATTTCTGGAACATTTCGGCCTGGAGTCCATCGACGACCTGCCGGGCATGGAAGACCTCAAGGCCACCGGCCTGCTGGCGCGCCAGGTGCCCATGGGCCCGGAGGTCGGCGGCGGCGACGCAGCCGACGAGCTTGCCGAGCCGGCCGAGGATGATGAAGACGGTAGCGAGGGGCCCGGCGGCGACCCCTTCGACGACGCACTGATGGATGACGGGGAGGAGAGCGAAGGCGACGCGACGCCGCTCACTTCCGTTCGTGAACGATAA
- a CDS encoding ABC transporter ATP-binding protein, translating to MTKNQHNVVALSGQKQRPAMAERASGLSLESVQHRYGAFEAVRGVSLAVGVGELVCLLGPSGCGKTTLLRLAAGLERLQAGRVLIGGTLVADGRTDTPPEHRGVGLVFQDMALFPHLSVWENVAFGLRRLKSGERRQRVGATLERVGIADLAASFPHMLSGGQQQRVALARALAPQPRIMLLDEPFSGLDARLRDQVRDDTLHLLQDSGTATLLVTHDPEEAMFMADRIAVMREGRLAQVGRPADLYLRPASDFVARFFGEVNRIDGMVIQRFVATPLGPVAAPDLADGTPVQVLIRPEGLLLTAAEPGSYTQTQSGGGLPPRVAQIQASRLLGRTSLVHLSLDVADDGSATPLHLHARVPGVYDRIAGAHVAVTMNPAHTFVFARDSQHDRQGRPGEVGGGGGMAASR from the coding sequence ATGACTAAGAACCAGCACAATGTGGTGGCGCTGAGCGGGCAGAAACAGCGGCCGGCTATGGCGGAGCGGGCCAGCGGTTTGTCGCTGGAGTCCGTACAGCACCGCTATGGCGCGTTCGAAGCGGTGCGCGGTGTCAGCCTGGCGGTAGGCGTCGGGGAGCTGGTTTGTCTGCTTGGCCCGTCAGGTTGTGGCAAGACCACGCTGCTGCGGCTGGCCGCCGGGCTGGAGCGGTTGCAGGCGGGACGGGTCCTGATCGGCGGCACGCTGGTGGCCGATGGCCGGACCGACACACCGCCGGAACATCGCGGCGTCGGGCTGGTGTTTCAGGACATGGCCCTTTTCCCCCACCTGTCTGTATGGGAAAATGTGGCGTTCGGCCTGCGCCGCCTGAAGTCCGGTGAGCGGCGGCAGCGGGTGGGTGCGACCCTGGAACGGGTGGGCATCGCCGACCTTGCCGCGTCTTTCCCCCATATGCTGAGCGGCGGCCAGCAGCAGCGCGTCGCCCTGGCCCGCGCCCTGGCGCCGCAACCGCGGATCATGCTGCTGGACGAGCCGTTTTCCGGCCTCGACGCGCGGCTGCGTGATCAGGTGCGGGACGATACCCTGCACCTGTTGCAGGACAGCGGCACCGCCACCCTGCTGGTTACCCATGATCCGGAAGAGGCCATGTTCATGGCCGATCGCATTGCGGTGATGCGCGAGGGGCGCTTGGCCCAGGTGGGGCGGCCGGCGGACCTGTATCTGCGGCCGGCATCGGATTTCGTGGCCCGTTTTTTCGGCGAGGTCAACCGGATCGACGGGATGGTAATCCAGCGCTTTGTGGCAACGCCGCTGGGCCCGGTCGCGGCACCGGATCTGGCGGATGGTACGCCAGTCCAGGTGCTGATCCGGCCAGAGGGCCTGCTTTTGACCGCCGCCGAGCCCGGGTCATATACCCAGACTCAGTCCGGCGGCGGGCTGCCGCCCCGTGTGGCGCAGATTCAGGCCAGCCGCCTGTTGGGACGCACGTCACTGGTGCATCTGTCGCTGGATGTGGCGGATGATGGCAGCGCAACGCCGCTCCATCTCCATGCCCGGGTGCCCGGTGTCTATGACCGGATTGCCGGCGCACACGTGGCGGTAACCATGAACCCGGCCCATACCTTTGTCTTTGCGCGGGACAGCCAGCATGATCGCCAAGGGCGGCCGGGCGAGGTGGGCGGCGGCGGCGGAATGGCGGCCTCGCGATAA